Part of the Planctomycetia bacterium genome, ACCCTGCACGGCGGCACCGTCGAAGCGCTCAGCGAAGGCATTGACCGCGGTGCGACGTTTGTCGTACGGTTCCCCCGCCTCTCGCGCACGAATGTACTCGCGACCAACAGCGCAGCCGACGAGGGGACGGCCGCGACGTTGCGACGCGTACTGGTGGTGGAAGACAATGTCGATGGTGCGGCTGCCTTAGCCATGTTGCTACGCCATTTGGGCCATCAGGTCAGCGTCGCGCATGACGGAACTGCTGCTCTTGAAATGGCGGCCGCAGAATCGCCGGAGGTCGTCTTGCTCGACATTGGACTGCCAGGAATTAGCGGATATGACGTCGCCAAACGTCTCCGCAACGAAATCGGACTCCAGGATGCGTTGATTGTGGCTGTCACAGGTTATGGCCAGGATCACGATCGGGTCCGTGCCGACGAGTCGGGAATCGACCGGCACCTCGTGAAACCGGTAAATCCACGAGAGTTAGTGGCATTACTGGCAACACTCCGCAGGCACTGAAAATAAACGTAACGCAGGCACCCACGACCCAACTGCCCATGCCGAGGCCATCGCAATTCGGGATGTTTGCCGGCAGCTGAATCACCACTCGCCGGCAGGCTGCGAGTTTTACTGCAGCTGCTACCCTGGGATGGCTTGGAGTTCAGCCAAGATAATGAGAATCGCCCGGGCTGGCTCGCCAGCATAGAGGTACGTCCGCCTTCCGCTGCTGGCTTGCCCTATGGCAACGTTAGCCGAAATCAACGCGACTTAATTATTCTGAGTCGTTCGCGATCACGGACGATCGACATTTCGTCGCCATCCGACAAGGTCATTGACGCTTGTCGAGAGTTTTCCGTTGCGAGCTTCAAGACGGGTGGCATACAGAGATCATGCCTGCGACTGAAATGAGACGGCAGCGAATATCTCTCTCCGTCCAATTCGTATGCTACTTCCTCGTCGGTCGCGTTTTCAATGGCCACATGAATCGCCAGGGAGTTAGGACGTCCGAACATTTGCACGACGAAGCAGTAACCGGTCACGTCGCTTCTCGCTACTCCGACGCCGATCTCAGTAACGTGCTCGTTGAGTAAATTGCGCCGATGCGGGGGGGACTTTTGCCATCCGGCAACTACCTCTCTAGCAACGTCGTTGTACTCAACGGGCCTTGCGTTCCAGCGATAGGCAATGTTTTCGGCGATCAGGCAGGCCTCATACTCATGGGCGGTGGCACGTTCGGCTGGCACACTTCCATCAACCGTATGACCAAAGCGGTTTTCAGCGGCCATATACTCCGCGTACTGCTGAGCCGCATCCTTTTGCGCGACCTTCGTCTCCAACTCCGCGATCTTGCGGTCCTTGGCGTCCTCCACGCGCCGTGCCTTGCCCAGCATCTTGGCGAACGCCGCCTCCGCCTGATCCAGCACCTGCTTTGATCCACAGTTGAAGCTGCGTCGGCTGCACCTTCAACTCGTCCGCCAAGTCGGACACCGCCTCCTTGCCGACCAGGTGCCGCCGCACGACCTCCGCCTTCCGCTCCGCAAAAAACTGCCTACGAGTACGTTTAGCGCTCATGGAAATCACCTCCGCTTGGGTCAATGCTAACCCAAACAAGCGGTGATTCCAGTTTCAGGTGAAGCAGGACAGAACAACATCGCGCCGAAGATGCGCGACGTACCTGCGCTCAGCATTTCGCCGACTGGATGACGAGTTGGTCGGGCAGTATGACGTTTGTCTGGCTGCACGCCATCTGGTTCGCCACGTGGATCGCGATCAACCAGGATCTGACGCCGCTCCCAGCCTTTGATCCCTATCCGTACGGCCTGCTGACGACGACCGTCTCCCTGGAGTCGATCTTTCTCTCCACGTTCGTGTTGATTAGCCAGAACCGGCAAAGCGCCTGGGCGGACCGGCAGGCGAAGCTGGACCTGCAGATCAACTTGTTGACGGAGCACGAGGTTACCAAGGCGCTTGCACTGCTGCAGGCCGTCGCTGTACGATTGGACATTGACCTCGCCGGCATGGACGACCTGCCGGAACTGACGCAAGAAGTGGCGCCGGAAAAGGTGCTGGAAGATCTGGGACATGAAGAATAGCGTTTCTTCGTACGAGTCGTCACGTGTTGTCAACTGGCACGATGCGGCGTGCGCGGTGCGGTAGATCCTCGACTAATTCTACTAACTCGCGGATGTCGATCGGCTTGGCTAGGTAGGCGTCCATGCCCGCCATCAGACAGCGCGCGTCGTCGCCTTGCATGGCATGTGCTGTGAGCGCAACGATCGGCACCGTCGCCATTGTTGGATCGGCGATAGCACGGATCGCGGCCGTCGCCTCAAAGCCGTCCATGGTGGGCATCTGAATGTCCATTAAGATAGCATCAAAGCGACCGCTGCGCGCCGCTTCGACGGCCTCCGCGCCATTGTCGACGACGAGCACGTGATGCCCGCGACGCCGCAAAACCGTCGTGAGCAGTTTCTGATTGGCGTAAGTGTCCTCCGCCAACAAGATGTTGAGCGCCACGCTGGCCTTGGCGGGTTCAGCGGAGGCCGGTGCGGACGACGTTGGCGTCGAAGGCAGTGACCCGGCGCGCGGCATGCGAATCGTAAAGGAAAACGTACTACCTGATCCCGGCGCGCTCTCCACTTGCAACTGCCCGCCCATCATCGCCACGAGATTTGCGGCGATCGTCAGTCCCAGCCCTGCGCCGCCGAAGCGCCGCGTCATGGAGGCGTCGACCTGCGTGAACGGGGAAAAGATCTTCCCCTGATCCTCGGCGGAGATTCCAATGCCGGTATCGCGCACCGCGAACTGGAAGGATGTGTTCGATTCGTCGGACGTGGCCGGCCGCACCACGACGGCTACGGACCCGCGGGATGTAAACTTGATCGCATTGCCAATCAGATTATTCAATACCTGACGCAAGCGTAGCGAGTCACCCACGACATGCATGTCGACGCCTTCCGTGAGTTCGCATTCCAGTCGTAAGTTCTTGGCCTCGGCATGATGAATCAGCGTCTTAACCGTCTGCTGGACGGCCACGCGGAGATCGAACGGCGCCGCTTCGAGCGAAAAGCGCCCGGAATCGAGCTTCGAGAAGTCCAGGATTTCGTTCAACAGCGATACCAACAGCGTGGCCGAAGTGCGAGCGGTCTCTAGATAGTCTCGAACCGAGGGCGCGAGCTGCTCCTGCAATGCGAGATCGGTCATGCCGATGATGGCGTTCATCGGCGTGCGCAGTTCGTGACTCACGTTTGCCAGGAACTCGCTTTTGGCACGATTCGCCCGATCCGCTTCGTCGCGCTCCGCTTGCATCAGCGCCAGAGCGATGCGCTGATCCGCCTGGCGTTCGATTTCTCGTTGCTTGCGATATAGCTCCACAAACACGCTGACTTTGGTTCGCAGCACCTCGGGCAGCATGGGCGCGACGATGTAGTCGACCGCGCCCAGTGAATATCCGCGGCTGACGTGCGTCTCATCGCTTTCGGCGGTGATGAAGATGATCGGCGTATGTTCCGACCGTTTGCGCTGCCGGATCAGGCTCGCCGTCTCGAAGCCATCAAGATCCGGCATGTTGACGTCAAGCAGAACAACTGCGAAATCGTCCGCCAACAGTCGCCGCAGCGCTTCGCGCCCGGACGCGGCCGTCACGACGCGTTCGTCAAGGTCCGCTAGCACAGTGTCTAGCGCGAGCAGCTTGTCGGGTGCGTCGTCAACGATCAGGATGTTGACTTTACCGTTCGCGTCCATAGTGTGCCATAAGGGATGTCAGCGCGATGCTCGAGACTTCGGCGCGGGCCGCGGCGGGCCGCTTGCCGATGGCACCAAAAGCGTAGCACGGAGAACAACTGTTCGGTATCGACGGGCTTCGAGAGATAGTCCCAGGCGCCGGCCTCGATGCATTTTTCGCGATCGCCTTTCATCGCCTTCGCGGTAACCGCCACGATCGGCAGCGACGCGCATTGAGGTAGTTTGCGGATGACGCGCATCGTATCGATGCCATCCATTTCGGGCATCATGATGTCGAGCAGCATCACGTCAATATCCGGCGTCGTCTCCAAAATGTGAATGGCCTCGCGACCCGTCTCCGCGGAGACCACTTGCATTGATTGCCGCTCCAGCACGCTGGTCAGCGCAAAGATGTTGCGGACGTCGTCGTCGACCACCAATACCTTCTTATTCGCCAACGCCCCGGCGTTATCGTGCAACTGCACCAGCATCGTGCGCTGCGCTTCGGAGAGACGCGAGACGGGAGCGTGCAGATGCAGCAACACCTGGTCGAGCAGGCGCTCGCGCGTACGAGCGGTATGGACGACTGTCGCCTCGGCAAGTTGCTTTAGCGCACCGCGATGGGGCCCCTCGTCCTCGTTGAATACGATCACGCCGACATTACGGTGAAAGTCCGCGGGGTCGAGCTGATCGACGAGGCGTTCTAGGAAGGTCTCTTGAACCTTGCCGATTACGACAATGCAGTCGGCCGCGCCCAGCCCTGCGGTGAATTCCATCGCCGCATTGGCATCGGCCTTCTGCACTTCGACATCGTCGATGTTCAACAACTCGGCCAGGGCATCGCGTTGCTTCGCGTCGTCGCCCACGATCAGCACGCGTTGCACGCTCCGCGCCAGGAAACTTTCCAACGATTCCAGTACCTGGTCGAGCCGCTCGCGCCTCTCGATCGGCTTATTCAGCACGGAGTACGCGCCCCGGTTGCGCGCCCGCCTCGCGTCTTCTTCCGTCGAGATCACGCAGACCGGAATATGCCGCGTGGCGAGATCGGACTTGATGCGATCCAGCACCCGCCAGCCATCCATGTCAGGCAAGCGGATATCGAGCGTCACCGCTGAAGGCATGTTTTCATGCACCAGCGCCACGGCGGTCACGCCGGAGGCCGTGACCACGCCATGGAAGCCATGATCGCGGGTGATTTCCAGCATGTATTTTGAGAAGCCAAGGTCATTGTCGACGATCAGCACCATGCGATCCGTCGGCTGCAACGCGGGCGACGCGTCGTCCTCGAAATCGCGAATCACCAGGCTGATGTCGGCCGGTGGCA contains:
- a CDS encoding CAP domain-containing protein; this encodes MLDQAEAAFAKMLGKARRVEDAKDRKIAELETKVAQKDAAQQYAEYMAAENRFGHTVDGSVPAERATAHEYEACLIAENIAYRWNARPVEYNDVAREVVAGWQKSPPHRRNLLNEHVTEIGVGVARSDVTGYCFVVQMFGRPNSLAIHVAIENATDEEVAYELDGERYSLPSHFSRRHDLCMPPVLKLATENSRQASMTLSDGDEMSIVRDRERLRIIKSR
- a CDS encoding DUF1003 domain-containing protein, giving the protein MTFVWLHAIWFATWIAINQDLTPLPAFDPYPYGLLTTTVSLESIFLSTFVLISQNRQSAWADRQAKLDLQINLLTEHEVTKALALLQAVAVRLDIDLAGMDDLPELTQEVAPEKVLEDLGHEE
- a CDS encoding response regulator — protein: MDANGKVNILIVDDAPDKLLALDTVLADLDERVVTAASGREALRRLLADDFAVVLLDVNMPDLDGFETASLIRQRKRSEHTPIIFITAESDETHVSRGYSLGAVDYIVAPMLPEVLRTKVSVFVELYRKQREIERQADQRIALALMQAERDEADRANRAKSEFLANVSHELRTPMNAIIGMTDLALQEQLAPSVRDYLETARTSATLLVSLLNEILDFSKLDSGRFSLEAAPFDLRVAVQQTVKTLIHHAEAKNLRLECELTEGVDMHVVGDSLRLRQVLNNLIGNAIKFTSRGSVAVVVRPATSDESNTSFQFAVRDTGIGISAEDQGKIFSPFTQVDASMTRRFGGAGLGLTIAANLVAMMGGQLQVESAPGSGSTFSFTIRMPRAGSLPSTPTSSAPASAEPAKASVALNILLAEDTYANQKLLTTVLRRRGHHVLVVDNGAEAVEAARSGRFDAILMDIQMPTMDGFEATAAIRAIADPTMATVPIVALTAHAMQGDDARCLMAGMDAYLAKPIDIRELVELVEDLPHRARRIVPVDNT